The window CGCTGTGTTTTCTCTCTCAGCACTGCTGTGTTTTGCTCGTCCgctgcactctctctctctctctggctgaTCCTGCTCAACTCTTCCTGAACCAGAACCTGTTCACGCTCaaagctgcagtcacacacacacacacacacacacacacacacacacacacacatacacatacacatacacacacacacacacacacacacacacacacacacacacacacacacacacacacacacacacacacacacacacacacacacacacacacacacacacacacatcaagagaaacataaaaataaagttttgtggtttgtaattattattattttgtgcaataatttgtttgaatttagatgcattatctttctattcctaaagaatgtaataaatatactgcTTTAATAACGcggttttgtttaaatgatccaaaatatattttgtaaagtcactgagaaatggataaaactaCATTTTCAAAAGCAGGCGTGCAGATTTGTGCTCAAACTCACGcatacacacgcacgcgcacacacacacacacacacacacacacacacagaagcatgcaAATAGGCAGACGCATGcaaacaggcacacacacagacacgcacgcacacacagacatacgcgtgcacacacagacatatgcGTGCACGcagatgcgcgcacacacacacacacatagatgcaaGCACGCATACACGCAAACACATGCACGCAGATGGACGCAGACACGCAGACACATGCATACAGATGGACGCAGACACGCAGACACATGCATACAGATGGACGCAGACACgcagacacatgcacacagatgGACGCAGACACCCAGACACATGCATACAGATGGACCCAGACACATGCATACAGATGGACGCAGACACGCAGACACATGCATACAGATGGACGCAGACACCCAGACACATGCATACAGATGGACGCAGACACATGCATACAGATGGACGCAGACACGCAGACACATGCATACAGATGGACGCAGACACATGCATACAGATGGACGCAGACACgcagacacatgcacacagatgGACGCAGACACCCAGACACATGCATACAGATGGACCCAGACACATGCATACAGATGGACGCAGACACGCAGACACATGCATACAGATGGACGCAGACACCCAGACACATGCATACAGATGGACGCAGACACATGCATACAGATGGACGCAGACACGCAGACACATGCATACAGATGGACGCAGACACCCAGACACATGCATACAGATGGACGCAGACACCCAGACACATGCATACAGATGGACGCAGACACCCAGACACATGCATACAGATGGACGCAGACACATGCATACAGATggacacagacacatgcacacagatgGACGCAGGCACGCAGACACATGCATACAGATGGATGCAGACACCCAGACACATGCATACAGATGGACGCAGACACATGCATACAGATGGACGCAGGCAAGCAGACGCACGCACttctaatttatatttaaaatagcttttttctTTGTCAGTGAAAAGTAAAGCATCAACAAATTTAACCAGTAATTAAcccatgaatgaataaataaccaactattattattgctattattattatcagctgcAGTATTTGGCCCTCAGAAACAGTGATGAACATGACCGTGTGCGGCTGGACACTGACCGTCTCTTCAGCTCCTCTTGTGTTTCTGCTGCAGATGCTCTGGAGGCCTCTGAAACATCAAGAACACACACAGTCAATCTTCAGCTTTAATGCTGGATCATGGAAGAGGAGCAGAAGCGCTTCATACCCGTCTCTGCTTTGGCACTTTCTGCTTTATTTGATGCTGGTTTGGATGAAGCAGGTCCAGACTCTCGCATCCGCTGAAGAACCTCACCGGACAACTAAACAAGAGTAAAACACAGTAAAAAGTAAACACTGTTGGGCCAAAATGTGGGCTAGTGCTTCGCAtgaattaaataaagcaaaataattgaagcaaaaattgaattaataaacACAGACAAGCCCTGATTCAAGTGAATGTGAAAATATATTAGTTATtagcaattatttttaattaaagtaaaatatttacatctTGGTAATATTAGAAATGCGTATTTAAACGTATTTAAAAATCACTCAATCACAGCACCTTTTTACTGTTGAGCAGCTTTATTTAGCATCACTGATTTGTTAATACACTTGTAAATTGTCACATTAAAGtataaattattaacaaaaatattataaaaatatttttttgttatttttactgtttgtctttttaaaatctgtggtcatttagtttagtttttgtcttattATGTCTATTTACATATAGATGTTTGGATACTTTAgaacttaaaattaaatataactaCAATTAATGTAATAATGTCTGAAATGTGACTGAAATAACATGATATTGTTCATTTTATTCATAAAAGTGGTGAATTTCTGACACACATCAGCAAAAAGCTAGAAGCAAGACTTAGGagaaacattttataatgttGAAATTGAAAATAACCACCTGATGCACCACAACATGTTTGCTAACACAAATGTatacaataattaattaaataagaataaattatttgatctgaaataaattaattaatcgaAAGTGGAATAAAGACACACGGAGAATGTTCTCAGATCAGTCTTATCTCAGTGTTTTGTGTCTCTGACCTTGAATGACAGCAGATAATATTACTGTACAGGTTTCAATTTCACAGCAGACTAACATTAGCATAAACCAGACAACAATACAGTAAAATTAGGGTATTCCACCGTGATTTCACCACTGACacttatatttatacattttcacaGTCATTTAAGTTCATAAATGGACAATCACAATTACAGTTCCGTTCATATAAccacaattaaattaataaatcactttTGACTCGTGTTTAAGTACAGTATCATTAGCTttaaagtgtgtgttttctgctaaTATGCGTGTGTATCTTCACCTTTACTCCGTGAAGGACTGTGACATTTTCCTTTTCATCCAGGCCGAATGACACGGACCTGCTCCTGCTGTCAGCGGCTCCCATCAGGCCGAAAAACACCCGAAATTCAGGGGGAAAAAACACTGATTATTTCAGCCAAAAACCGTCTGAGGGTCATAGCGTCCCGCTACATGCAGACACAACCGTCAAACATCCGAACACACTTCATCAGGCGTCACGCGGAAGCGCAATGGAATTATGGGAAGTGTAGTTTAATTCAGTGCGGTGACGTCACGAGGTGGTCGTAGAAGGACATTTTGTcgattttttatttctgtcagctAAAAAGTTAAACTTTTTGGATATGTGATACCTTATATTCTTGTGCTATTGAATTAATAAAGttaagtttttcttttaattttaatcactttaTTCTCTAATTAAGATTTTTTTGCTCAATAATGGTGAAGTATTGTCATTATAACCAAACAGTTACATGAATAATTGCATAAAAAGTTTGATTTCAGAAACAAATATGATCATTAAATCATATTTGTTGAAAATATCAAACGTTTTATTTCTGCAAATacatgaaattatatatatatatatatatatatatatatatatatatatatatatatatatatatatatatatatatatatatatatatatatatatattgtctatttaaagtatgtttttttaagtGAATATATTCTTATCTGCTAAAGAAAACATACAGTGCACGTGCAAAATAAAAGTCCCGTTGACTGATGTCACATGACAAGTCAGATGTGTGAAGAACACACAGATGTGTGAAAAACGAAATAACGTTAGTCAGGTCACAAAATGTTAACCGGTTTATTGATATTGAAGAGTAAAATGTAAAGTAAACATCTGAACGCTGTTTAAATTACAACATAATCTCAAAATGAAAACGGTATTCACATATAAAGACGCCAGACAGTTGATTGTGAATGCGAACATCGATGCATAAATATTCCAAAATAAAAGTCGTCGGACTCTCGGGTGCTTGATCTgcttgacattaaaaaaaaaaaaaaaatgtgtgtgtgtgtgtgtgtgcgtgcgtgcggcGTGCTTGCGTGTGTAATGTTATATAAACTGTACTTAAATTACAAATTAGGATTGAACAACATTAATCTTTATACATATACTTTATTATATCAAATAGTGTCAAAATACTAACAATTGttcaaattaaaatatgattaaaatgaaataatcacATACTGaacatttgtaatgtttaattaCAATCATACACACAAATTGtgtcattaaaattatattttccaaagcttaaacaaacaaaatattcatCTTTCAATTAAACGATAAAAGTACAAaacatatattgaataataataattgatgcaAATTAGCtattcaaataaaaatactgaaagcagacaatcaaaacaatgatataaaaatataatatattaatggttatgcaaacattttatataatatcagtatttaaaataataacaatattgatgatgatgattatgatgatggtgataataatagtaatattaataataataataaacatcatcatcatcatcattatcatcatcatcatcgtgaatgaaaatgagctattctTTAAGGAAAACACTCTCCAGTGATGGTCGTCTCTCAGACGCTGCTTGATGTGGATGGCTCGGTAACCTGGATCTCCAGCTCACTGCCTTTAATAAACAACACAAGTCTTAAAATCATCAAAGCAAAACTTTTTTACTTCATCAATATATTTTTCACTTACAGTATTAATGTTAACAATTAATGGAAGCATGTCAATGCAAAGAATTGAacatacattcaccggccactttataaggtacaccttactagtaccgggttgggtcgccttttgccttcagaactgctttaatccttcgcgGTGtggattcaacaagatactggaaatattcctcagagattttgctccatattgacatgatagcatcacacagttgctgcagatttgtcggctgcacatccatgatgccaatctcccgttccaccacatcccaaagctgctctattggattgagctctggtaactgtggaggccatttgagtacagtgaactcattgtcatgttacaatgcagcagatcgtcttgaccatgtctacatgcctaaat is drawn from Danio rerio strain Tuebingen ecotype United States chromosome 6, GRCz12tu, whole genome shotgun sequence and contains these coding sequences:
- the chchd6b gene encoding coiled-coil-helix-coiled-coil-helix domain containing 6b isoform X2, whose product is MGAADSRSRSVSFGLDEKENVTVLHGVKLSGEVLQRMRESGPASSKPASNKAESAKAETEASRASAAETQEELKRRFEREQVLVQEELSRISQRERESAADEQNTAVLREKTQRQLNNTHNLPDELSFRARQLKKKENELKHLEQFYKEQLQLMEKKVLICPLEVLIQDDPRCPYPGPGRILSCCCCCAGGHGGVESMRLIPVTLQGQMSLR
- the chchd6b gene encoding coiled-coil-helix-coiled-coil-helix domain containing 6b isoform X3, which gives rise to MGAADSRSRSVSFGLDEKENVTVLHGVKLSGEVLQRMRESGPASSKPASNKAESAKAETEASRASAAETQEELKRRFEREQVLVQEELSRISQRERESAADEQNTAVLREKTQRQLNNTHNLARQLKKKENELKHLEQFYKEQLQLMEKKVLICPLEVLIQDDPRCPYPGPGRILSCCCCCAGGHGGVESMRLIPVTLQGQMSLR
- the chchd6b gene encoding coiled-coil-helix-coiled-coil-helix domain containing 6b (The RefSeq protein has 1 substitution compared to this genomic sequence) gives rise to the protein MGAADSRSRSVSFGLDEKENVTVLHGVKLSGEVLQRMRESGPASSKPASNKAESAKAETEASRASAAETQEELKRRFEREQVLVQEELSRISQRERESAADEQNTAVLREKTQRQLDNTHNLARQLKKKENELKHLEQFYKEQLQLMEKKNSEYYQQNLHMYEKEADKAEATVRPRPMSPVCSELQSQVLSCYRLNKHQSLLCSQIAREYMNCINSSKKNLLVNHG